One region of Intestinimonas massiliensis (ex Afouda et al. 2020) genomic DNA includes:
- a CDS encoding CaiB/BaiF CoA transferase family protein, protein MPNNHKPLNGLKVIDLTTALSGPFCTMFFGDYGAEVIKIETPDGEQCRTWGPIDEKTGESGFFANYNRNKKGVTLNLKTEKGLNMLYELVKDADFLCENFKGGVTQKLKVDYETIQKINPRIIYVSGSGFGQTSPIGHRPCYDIVAQSMGGMVNLTGFKETDPVKVGPSVADHVSGIYQFVGAMVALYEREKTGVGQMVDVSMVDTIFSLLENAIPHYVMHGVVPERNGNVDPSICPFDIYPCRDGFVALGVGNDRLWEKFCKLIGHTELLEDPRYKTNDLRCKNYIPDLQDLIRGWVRQYTKKELEAMMDEVAIPCGPVLNMKEAIEHPHIKAREMLVHTPTPHPLLGDMPVQGVVAKLSKTPGGVYTPAPTLGQHNREVFGLTPEQETALRAEGVI, encoded by the coding sequence GTGCCGAACAATCACAAGCCCCTGAACGGCCTTAAGGTGATCGACCTGACCACCGCCCTGAGCGGACCCTTCTGCACCATGTTTTTTGGAGACTACGGCGCAGAGGTCATCAAGATCGAGACCCCGGACGGAGAGCAGTGCCGCACTTGGGGCCCCATAGACGAGAAGACCGGCGAGAGCGGCTTTTTTGCCAACTACAACCGCAACAAGAAGGGCGTCACTCTGAACCTCAAGACCGAAAAAGGTCTGAACATGCTCTACGAACTGGTGAAGGACGCCGACTTCCTGTGCGAGAACTTCAAGGGCGGCGTGACCCAAAAGCTGAAGGTGGACTACGAGACCATCCAGAAGATCAATCCCAGGATCATCTACGTCTCGGGCTCCGGCTTTGGCCAGACCAGCCCCATCGGCCACCGCCCCTGCTACGACATCGTGGCCCAGTCCATGGGCGGCATGGTAAACCTCACCGGCTTCAAGGAGACCGATCCGGTAAAGGTAGGGCCCTCTGTAGCGGACCACGTGTCCGGTATCTACCAGTTCGTGGGCGCCATGGTGGCGCTGTATGAGCGGGAGAAGACCGGCGTCGGCCAGATGGTGGATGTGTCCATGGTGGACACCATCTTCTCCCTGCTGGAGAACGCCATCCCCCACTATGTCATGCACGGCGTCGTCCCCGAGCGCAACGGCAACGTAGACCCCTCCATCTGCCCCTTCGACATCTATCCCTGCAGGGATGGCTTTGTGGCTTTGGGCGTGGGCAACGACCGCCTGTGGGAGAAATTCTGCAAACTCATCGGCCACACCGAGCTGTTGGAGGACCCCCGCTACAAGACCAACGATCTCCGCTGCAAAAATTACATCCCCGACCTTCAGGACCTGATCCGGGGCTGGGTCAGACAGTACACCAAAAAAGAGCTGGAGGCCATGATGGACGAGGTGGCCATTCCCTGTGGCCCGGTCCTCAACATGAAGGAGGCCATCGAGCATCCCCACATTAAGGCCCGCGAGATGCTGGTCCACACCCCAACGCCCCACCCCCTGCTGGGCGATATGCCCGTCCAGGGCGTGGTAGCCAAGCTGTCCAAGACCCCCGGAGGCGTCTACACGCCCGCTCCCACGCTGGGGCAGCACAACCGGGAGGTCTTTGGCCTCACGCCGGAGCAGGAGACGGCGCTGAGGGCAGAGGGCGTCATCTAA
- a CDS encoding hotdog fold domain-containing protein, translating into METVTMRYRMSDRDVFYGGGVVNGARSITLMNDCANRLMAKTFGNTGHCVKVKKVRLYVPLFAGDYMEYIARIKKTEGNKSLIEVRAYKIIEVPKDPPFPSSIDVLADPPLCTVTQFVYETY; encoded by the coding sequence ATGGAAACAGTGACGATGAGATATAGAATGTCGGATCGGGACGTATTTTACGGCGGAGGGGTGGTCAACGGCGCGCGGAGCATCACCCTGATGAACGACTGCGCCAACCGGCTGATGGCCAAGACCTTCGGCAATACCGGCCACTGTGTGAAGGTCAAGAAGGTGCGCTTATATGTGCCCCTGTTCGCCGGCGACTACATGGAGTACATTGCCCGCATCAAAAAGACCGAGGGCAACAAGTCTTTGATCGAGGTCCGCGCTTACAAGATCATAGAGGTGCCCAAGGATCCCCCCTTCCCCAGCTCCATCGACGTGCTCGCCGATCCCCCCCTGTGTACGGTGACTCAGTTCGTCTATGAGACCTATTGA
- a CDS encoding IS110 family transposase yields MVVSVGIDVSKDKHDCFILNSEGEVLADVFTIPNNMDGFTCLLQKIRDCTTSQDKIRVGLEATGHYSYNILGFLLDNGLATYVLNPLRTNLYRKSLSLRKTKTDRVDARTIAAMLLSDVGLKPYTDTAYHNEELKSLTRYRFDKVKERAKLKCSVSRLVCILFPELENLVPSLHGASVYALLEEFPGAVQIAGAHLTRLKSLLTDASRGRYGRDMALDIRDAARNSIGSRMPAKSLELQHTIRLIRELDAEIEEIETEIQAMMDELHSPITTIPGIGCRMGAMILAEVGDFSRFESPDKLLAYAGLSPSTYQSGQLKNCYPHMEKRGSRYLRYAIYNATKYVCLWDPAFASYLAKKRAEGKHYNVAISHAAKKLVRLIFALEKSRQPYRLVA; encoded by the coding sequence ATGGTAGTTTCTGTTGGCATTGATGTCTCAAAGGACAAGCACGACTGCTTCATTCTCAACTCGGAAGGTGAAGTCCTGGCAGATGTGTTCACCATTCCCAACAACATGGATGGTTTTACCTGCCTGCTTCAGAAAATCCGGGACTGCACCACATCCCAGGACAAAATAAGAGTAGGGCTTGAGGCGACCGGACATTACAGCTACAACATCCTTGGGTTTCTTCTTGACAACGGTCTGGCCACCTATGTCTTGAACCCTTTGCGCACCAATCTCTACAGGAAAAGTCTCAGCTTAAGAAAGACAAAGACTGACCGTGTGGATGCACGAACGATTGCAGCTATGCTTCTGTCCGATGTAGGCCTCAAGCCCTACACAGACACAGCATACCACAATGAGGAGCTAAAGTCACTCACAAGATACCGTTTCGACAAGGTGAAAGAACGAGCCAAACTGAAATGCTCTGTTTCCAGGCTGGTCTGCATCCTGTTCCCAGAGTTGGAAAATCTGGTACCGTCCCTCCATGGGGCTTCTGTCTATGCCTTGCTGGAAGAGTTCCCTGGCGCCGTTCAGATCGCCGGGGCGCACCTGACACGACTGAAATCCCTTTTGACTGACGCCTCCAGAGGCCGTTACGGGCGGGACATGGCCCTGGACATCCGGGATGCTGCCAGGAATTCCATAGGCTCCAGAATGCCTGCCAAGTCCCTCGAATTGCAGCATACCATCCGGCTTATCCGGGAACTGGACGCTGAAATTGAGGAAATCGAAACAGAAATCCAAGCTATGATGGATGAACTGCACTCTCCGATCACGACCATTCCGGGCATTGGCTGTCGCATGGGGGCTATGATCCTTGCCGAGGTTGGGGACTTCTCCCGCTTTGAATCTCCCGACAAGCTGCTTGCCTATGCAGGGCTTTCACCATCGACCTACCAATCCGGACAGCTCAAGAACTGCTATCCGCACATGGAAAAACGCGGCTCCAGATACCTTCGCTACGCCATTTACAACGCCACCAAGTATGTCTGCTTATGGGACCCGGCCTTTGCGTCTTACCTTGCCAAGAAACGAGCGGAAGGCAAGCATTACAATGTTGCAATCTCCCACGCGGCCAAGAAACTGGTACGGCTCATCTTCGCTCTGGAGAAGTCCAGACAACCGTACCGTCTGGTAGCCTAA
- a CDS encoding beta-alanyl-CoA:ammonia lyase — protein MARKISYLSYNMTTADANNPDGLVPFGRQFDFIGDVETEQMILNDGDESLCLGYHDVEIYEDVFVGDMMEYKATMTHVGGTSRDCRIEVYKLATPAARAGRTDCKPGDMVWFDKPVLCTEGNVRLVVKKHLQRGEQPDGLVENPWRPLEDFPEDDCEM, from the coding sequence ATGGCAAGAAAGATATCTTATCTGAGCTACAACATGACCACGGCGGACGCCAATAATCCGGACGGACTGGTGCCATTTGGCCGTCAGTTCGACTTCATCGGCGACGTGGAGACCGAGCAGATGATCCTCAACGACGGCGACGAGTCTCTGTGCCTGGGCTATCACGACGTAGAAATCTACGAGGATGTATTTGTGGGGGACATGATGGAATATAAGGCCACCATGACCCATGTGGGAGGCACTTCACGCGACTGCCGTATCGAGGTGTATAAGCTGGCCACCCCCGCCGCCCGCGCCGGCCGGACCGACTGCAAGCCCGGCGATATGGTCTGGTTTGACAAGCCGGTGCTCTGCACCGAGGGCAACGTCCGCCTGGTGGTGAAGAAGCACCTGCAGCGCGGCGAGCAGCCCGACGGCCTGGTGGAGAATCCCTGGCGTCCTCTGGAGGACTTCCCCGAAGACGACTGCGAGATGTAG
- the brnQ gene encoding branched-chain amino acid transport system II carrier protein, with translation MSSLNKHGDLNPVALFMTGGALFSMHFGASSMVWPMNWGKESGSSWPLAFIGAFITAILLVLVAYVALAKSNQSYSQMTGRLVGNRFGAFFTCLTIVVLGPLYAIPRMSAASWDSIVQAFGLNPTSKLPLIIFTILFYIVTYFFLANPGKAMDRISAILFPILLIIVVAVVGKGLLNPIAAPVAKSYEGNAFAYGFTNGYATAEILCALIFGVVILKTLENKGVAHDRMSKNMVRVGIVGLAMLSCTHLAHMIIGANTGGTLDLSYTALYTAVAAILYGKVGGILFSMALFLAALTTAIGMTSGCAEFFVEVSHERLNYKQWSLIMVVLSIIFGSLGLTNILSLLGPILDGIYPPAIVLVLYYALCPNAMSPRQTLAARWAMYASVIFGALDMIWKYFVKLDANPGGICDLYLKLPFADVSLAWVPFTILAFIIGWFAYREKQTDPPLKSAADA, from the coding sequence TTGAGCAGTCTGAACAAACACGGAGACCTGAACCCCGTAGCCCTGTTTATGACCGGCGGAGCCCTGTTTTCCATGCATTTTGGCGCATCCAGTATGGTGTGGCCCATGAACTGGGGCAAAGAGAGCGGAAGCTCCTGGCCGCTGGCCTTCATCGGAGCCTTCATCACTGCCATCCTGCTGGTGCTGGTCGCCTATGTCGCGCTGGCAAAATCCAACCAATCCTACAGTCAAATGACCGGCCGGCTCGTTGGGAACCGCTTTGGAGCGTTCTTTACCTGCCTGACCATCGTGGTGCTGGGGCCCCTCTACGCCATCCCCCGTATGAGCGCGGCTTCCTGGGATTCCATCGTCCAGGCATTTGGGCTCAACCCCACTTCCAAGCTGCCCCTCATCATCTTCACCATTCTATTCTATATTGTGACCTACTTCTTCCTGGCCAACCCCGGAAAGGCCATGGACCGCATCTCCGCCATCCTGTTCCCCATTTTGCTGATCATTGTGGTGGCCGTGGTCGGAAAGGGACTGCTCAATCCCATTGCCGCGCCGGTGGCGAAGTCCTATGAGGGCAACGCCTTCGCTTACGGCTTCACCAACGGCTACGCCACCGCGGAGATCCTGTGCGCCCTCATCTTCGGCGTGGTGATCCTCAAAACCCTGGAGAACAAGGGCGTCGCCCATGATCGCATGAGCAAGAACATGGTCCGCGTGGGCATTGTGGGTCTGGCCATGCTAAGCTGCACCCACCTGGCCCATATGATCATCGGGGCCAACACCGGCGGTACGCTGGATCTGAGCTACACGGCCCTTTACACCGCCGTGGCTGCCATCTTGTATGGCAAGGTGGGCGGGATCCTCTTCTCCATGGCGCTCTTCCTGGCCGCCCTGACCACCGCCATCGGCATGACCTCCGGCTGCGCTGAGTTTTTCGTGGAAGTGAGTCATGAAAGACTCAATTACAAGCAGTGGTCACTGATTATGGTAGTCCTGAGCATCATCTTCGGCAGCCTGGGCCTGACCAACATTCTCTCTCTGCTGGGCCCCATCCTGGACGGTATCTATCCCCCCGCTATCGTGCTGGTGCTCTACTACGCGCTGTGCCCCAACGCCATGTCCCCCCGGCAGACGCTGGCCGCACGCTGGGCGATGTATGCCTCAGTGATATTCGGCGCTCTGGATATGATATGGAAATACTTTGTAAAACTTGACGCCAATCCCGGCGGGATTTGCGATCTCTATCTGAAGCTCCCCTTTGCCGACGTGTCCCTGGCTTGGGTGCCCTTTACCATCCTGGCTTTCATCATTGGTTGGTTTGCCTACCGGGAAAAACAGACGGATCCCCCTCTGAAAAGCGCAGCGGACGCATAA
- a CDS encoding MerR family transcriptional regulator produces MVPEDDCYSIGKVAGLCNTPVKTLRYYDEIGLLKPTYRREESNYRYYSKEQMNTLLVIRRLRALGFNLKEVQSLIEDTSLDFIESMMTAKQAELNEEIRMLQAKQQTISSLLGRVRLGREIMAQHRSEVGPDLSRHSTPIQVEYIPEGQLLYSRQLMKQYRNADVSFSRWIDILEQCTALGIPLESPIIVTFYGELLGQFLMKDCDVEFGVLIGQNAVLPEIENVRSWGGTYAATVYHVGKYSDIVRSYITLLQWINQHGCEVLGPPAERFIISPLEVKDEGQHIVQILIPIRRPAA; encoded by the coding sequence GTGGTTCCCGAAGACGACTGCTACTCTATCGGAAAGGTTGCCGGACTGTGCAACACCCCTGTAAAAACGCTGCGGTATTACGATGAAATCGGTCTGCTCAAGCCCACGTACCGCCGTGAGGAGAGCAATTACCGCTATTACAGCAAGGAACAAATGAACACGCTGCTGGTGATTCGCCGTCTGCGTGCCCTCGGTTTTAATCTCAAGGAGGTTCAAAGCCTGATCGAGGACACCAGTCTGGACTTTATCGAGAGCATGATGACTGCTAAGCAGGCAGAGCTCAACGAGGAAATCCGCATGCTTCAGGCCAAGCAGCAGACCATCTCCTCTCTGTTGGGCCGGGTCCGGCTGGGCCGCGAGATCATGGCGCAGCATCGCTCGGAGGTAGGGCCGGACCTGTCCCGGCACTCCACCCCCATTCAAGTCGAGTACATACCCGAAGGACAATTGCTTTACTCCCGCCAGCTTATGAAGCAGTACCGCAATGCGGACGTCTCCTTCTCCCGTTGGATTGACATTCTGGAGCAATGCACCGCCCTGGGCATCCCGCTGGAGAGCCCTATCATTGTCACCTTTTATGGGGAGCTGCTGGGGCAGTTCCTAATGAAGGACTGTGATGTGGAATTCGGTGTGCTCATTGGGCAGAACGCCGTATTGCCCGAGATTGAGAATGTGCGCAGTTGGGGCGGCACCTATGCAGCCACCGTCTATCACGTCGGGAAATACAGCGATATCGTCCGGAGCTACATCACCCTTCTGCAGTGGATTAACCAGCACGGCTGCGAGGTGCTGGGCCCCCCCGCGGAACGGTTCATCATCTCTCCCCTGGAGGTAAAGGACGAGGGACAGCATATCGTTCAGATCCTCATCCCCATCCGGCGCCCTGCCGCATGA
- a CDS encoding DMT family transporter, protein MNQTKKAMLTMLLTAFLWSLAGVFIKLIEMDALAIVCMRSFAASLTMLFFIRRQKLPWSWPMLGGALSYMAFTYCIILSTKLTTSATAVMMQYTAPIYVAFFSWMILNERVRRSDWVCLAVVLGGMCLFFLDKMGGGSILGNVIALGNGISFALLSIFLRFQKGGHPEQSIFLGGFLAFLIGIPFTVRSFQSQLPSPRDIAVLVIAGIVVTMGYRLFTEASKSLTALQTVMLPIIDPILNPVWVFLAVGERPGAVSLCGGGIVLAAITIRSLLLIRSPQP, encoded by the coding sequence GTGAATCAAACAAAGAAAGCCATGCTCACGATGCTGCTCACTGCCTTCTTGTGGAGTCTGGCGGGCGTCTTTATCAAACTGATTGAAATGGATGCGCTAGCCATCGTCTGCATGCGAAGCTTTGCAGCCTCACTGACTATGCTGTTTTTCATACGCCGCCAAAAACTTCCGTGGTCCTGGCCTATGTTGGGCGGCGCACTTTCCTATATGGCCTTTACTTACTGCATCATCCTTTCCACCAAACTCACCACCTCGGCCACCGCCGTGATGATGCAGTACACCGCCCCGATCTATGTGGCCTTTTTCTCCTGGATGATCCTCAACGAGCGGGTCCGCCGCTCGGACTGGGTGTGTCTAGCCGTGGTGCTGGGCGGCATGTGCCTTTTCTTTCTGGATAAAATGGGCGGCGGCAGTATTCTTGGAAACGTCATTGCGCTGGGCAATGGCATCTCCTTCGCCCTTCTCTCCATCTTTCTACGCTTCCAAAAAGGCGGACACCCTGAGCAATCCATCTTCCTGGGCGGCTTTCTCGCCTTTCTTATCGGCATTCCCTTCACTGTCCGGTCCTTTCAGTCTCAACTTCCCTCCCCCCGTGACATCGCTGTTCTTGTAATCGCCGGTATCGTAGTCACGATGGGTTACCGACTTTTCACCGAAGCCTCCAAGAGTCTGACCGCCCTGCAAACCGTGATGCTGCCTATTATCGACCCTATTCTCAATCCCGTTTGGGTGTTCCTGGCCGTGGGCGAACGACCCGGCGCTGTCTCTCTTTGCGGCGGCGGCATTGTGCTGGCTGCCATCACCATCCGTTCCCTCCTGCTCATTCGCTCCCCGCAGCCCTAA
- a CDS encoding MerR family transcriptional regulator translates to MAEEKNQYSIGKVSTLCNVPVRTLRYYDKIGLLVPSHRKDDNHYRYYSQEQLLTLFIIRKLKLLGIPLKEVREIVCGQDTAAMTRSIQARLEEIGQTIETLNGQYEEGQTLLNRLARGQTVLSAGRESWSTEEIQVEDIPACEVLFTRRIKKNYKNSDVSVDRWFELFKMVSKHNLRVKGPVILTYHNKPLEQFFKVDCDLEISIEVNEHQDLPIFKQFGGFRAVTALHIGRNEEIIQSHVKTIKWLSEHGYEVAGPISEEYIVSPVDVNKEEEHITKIIIPVQETERREEKQGKKRPPQRPMEENAI, encoded by the coding sequence ATGGCAGAGGAAAAAAATCAATACTCCATCGGCAAGGTGTCCACGTTGTGCAACGTCCCTGTCAGGACCCTGCGGTATTATGATAAGATCGGCCTTTTGGTCCCGAGTCACCGGAAGGACGACAATCATTACCGCTACTACTCCCAGGAGCAGCTGCTGACGCTGTTCATCATCCGGAAATTAAAGCTGCTGGGCATTCCGCTGAAGGAGGTCCGGGAGATTGTCTGCGGACAGGATACGGCGGCAATGACCCGAAGCATCCAGGCGCGGCTGGAGGAGATCGGCCAGACCATCGAGACGCTGAACGGTCAGTACGAGGAGGGACAGACCCTGCTCAACCGTCTGGCCAGGGGGCAGACCGTACTGTCGGCGGGGCGGGAGAGCTGGAGCACGGAGGAGATACAGGTGGAGGACATCCCAGCCTGCGAGGTGCTGTTTACCCGGCGGATCAAGAAGAACTATAAAAACAGCGACGTGTCGGTAGACCGATGGTTTGAACTGTTCAAGATGGTATCCAAGCACAATCTGCGGGTAAAAGGGCCGGTGATCCTGACCTATCACAACAAACCGCTGGAGCAGTTTTTTAAGGTGGACTGCGACCTGGAGATCAGCATCGAGGTAAACGAACACCAGGACTTGCCCATTTTCAAGCAGTTCGGCGGCTTCCGGGCGGTGACCGCCCTGCATATCGGCCGAAACGAAGAGATCATCCAGAGCCATGTCAAGACGATCAAATGGCTTTCCGAGCATGGCTATGAGGTGGCCGGCCCCATCTCGGAGGAATACATCGTCTCCCCGGTGGATGTCAACAAGGAAGAAGAACATATCACCAAAATTATTATTCCGGTCCAGGAGACGGAGCGCAGAGAAGAGAAGCAGGGGAAGAAACGGCCACCCCAAAGGCCGATGGAGGAGAACGCCATCTAA
- a CDS encoding hotdog fold domain-containing protein has product MVGKKVVHHLMMSSKDCHYVGGLVNGARIVNQWGDVGTELMVYVDGDISLFLGYEDIKFTAPVYEGDFMEYTGEIIEVGNQSYKCKFEAWKVATMLDRTGADMTGIAHTAATACEPPILCGTATGSLFIAKKDQRGPTESSYSNRKHRGE; this is encoded by the coding sequence ATGGTTGGTAAGAAAGTCGTACATCATCTGATGATGAGCTCCAAGGACTGTCACTATGTGGGCGGGCTGGTGAACGGCGCCCGTATCGTGAATCAGTGGGGCGACGTCGGCACCGAGCTGATGGTCTATGTGGACGGCGACATCTCCCTGTTCCTGGGCTATGAGGACATCAAGTTCACGGCCCCCGTCTACGAGGGCGACTTCATGGAGTATACCGGCGAGATCATCGAGGTCGGCAACCAGTCCTACAAGTGCAAGTTTGAGGCCTGGAAGGTTGCCACCATGCTGGACCGCACCGGCGCCGACATGACCGGCATCGCGCATACGGCCGCCACCGCCTGCGAGCCTCCCATTCTGTGCGGCACCGCCACCGGCAGCCTGTTCATCGCCAAAAAGGACCAGCGCGGACCCACCGAGTCCTCTTACAGCAACCGAAAGCATCGCGGCGAGTAA
- a CDS encoding SpoIIE family protein phosphatase, with amino-acid sequence MAANGGLKMKAARAREDLARTGRLVLRAPALVRGAECAIRFLLGAMLAGAEIFGGWAPFGLALVGCSGSGLDGFCALVGAAFGYLSFLGLTAGLRYVAAAILIFSVSFAFYDIRLYKRVWFMPLVSSLLNGATGFVYLADSRWDAPQVIFFGTELLLTGAACYFYRVAFSPWTGRREEGSLSSRQVISLMILAGTVLISLAQFTILGDLISLGRIAAALGVMVIASQGGLEIGAAAGVAAGLCMDIAVGAPGACTVSFGLSGLVTGMFCRQGRLLAAVAYILTNAVTVLWSWEAGLRLALLYEVFAASVLFLLLPDKLTRRVGALLTREGSSDTADRAMAYVRSKLLETSGAFQELYATLRSSFRRPGPNDGNTAAIFDRAAGRVCRRCALRDACWQRDYVSTFNALNDALPAMVDRGRGQASDFPLHFTSRCLHFPQFLSAANEELTALLARRQYQARLQESRGAVCRQYAELAHVLGNAAAELSAELVPDPAREKKLRGHLTALGLEGNASVYYDEAGHLRAELEGPDLSALTEPKERKALSALLGLPLREPEYTGSGALDKVVFTQAEPLMAVAGVAARQKDGETVSGDAGAWFRTDAGLLYILLCDGMGSGPEASRESSTAIRLLERFLKAGVEAEAALRTLNSALALRGEEEGGFTTVDLLQIDLFTGQSALYKFGAAPTYVRKGDTVSKLSGSALPAGLVDGDGVSPDVTRLDLEAGDTVVLVSDGVTGGRPDLWLRETVSAFGGESPKDLARSLIDAQEAPGSDDRTALVVRLERRKL; translated from the coding sequence ATGGCGGCAAACGGAGGATTGAAAATGAAAGCGGCCCGGGCCCGGGAGGACCTGGCTCGGACGGGACGGCTGGTGCTGCGGGCGCCGGCGCTGGTCCGGGGAGCGGAGTGCGCCATCCGCTTCCTGCTGGGGGCCATGCTGGCCGGTGCGGAGATCTTCGGCGGCTGGGCCCCCTTCGGTCTGGCGCTGGTGGGCTGCTCCGGTTCGGGGCTGGACGGCTTCTGCGCCCTGGTGGGGGCGGCCTTCGGCTACCTGTCCTTTCTAGGGCTCACGGCGGGACTGCGCTACGTGGCGGCGGCGATTCTCATCTTTTCGGTGTCCTTTGCCTTCTACGATATCCGGCTCTACAAGCGGGTGTGGTTCATGCCCCTGGTGTCCTCCCTTCTCAACGGCGCCACCGGCTTCGTCTACCTGGCGGACAGCCGGTGGGACGCCCCCCAGGTCATCTTTTTCGGCACCGAGCTGCTGCTCACCGGGGCGGCCTGTTACTTCTACCGGGTGGCCTTCTCCCCCTGGACGGGCAGGCGGGAGGAGGGGAGCCTCTCCTCCCGGCAGGTCATCAGCCTGATGATCCTGGCGGGCACCGTCCTCATCTCCCTGGCCCAGTTCACCATTCTGGGGGACCTGATCTCCCTGGGCCGCATCGCCGCCGCCCTGGGCGTAATGGTGATCGCCTCCCAGGGGGGGCTGGAGATCGGGGCTGCCGCCGGGGTGGCCGCCGGGCTGTGCATGGATATCGCCGTGGGGGCTCCTGGAGCCTGCACCGTCTCCTTCGGCCTGTCGGGGCTGGTGACGGGCATGTTCTGCCGGCAGGGCCGGCTCTTGGCCGCCGTGGCCTATATCCTGACCAACGCCGTCACGGTGCTGTGGAGCTGGGAGGCGGGCCTCCGCCTGGCCCTGCTGTACGAAGTGTTCGCCGCCTCGGTGCTCTTCCTGCTGCTGCCGGACAAGCTCACCCGCCGGGTGGGGGCCCTGCTGACCCGCGAGGGGTCGTCCGACACGGCGGACCGGGCCATGGCCTATGTGCGCAGCAAGCTTCTGGAGACCTCCGGGGCCTTTCAGGAGCTCTACGCCACCCTGCGCAGCTCCTTCCGCCGGCCCGGTCCCAACGACGGCAACACCGCCGCCATCTTCGACCGGGCGGCGGGCCGGGTGTGCCGCCGCTGCGCGCTGCGGGACGCTTGCTGGCAGCGGGACTATGTCTCTACCTTCAACGCTCTCAATGACGCCCTGCCCGCCATGGTAGACCGGGGCCGGGGCCAGGCTTCGGATTTTCCCCTCCATTTCACCAGCCGCTGTCTGCACTTTCCCCAGTTCCTCTCCGCTGCCAACGAGGAGCTCACCGCCCTGCTCGCCCGCCGCCAGTACCAGGCCCGGCTCCAGGAGAGCCGGGGGGCGGTGTGCCGCCAGTACGCCGAGCTGGCCCATGTCCTGGGAAATGCGGCGGCGGAGCTGTCCGCCGAGCTGGTCCCCGACCCGGCCCGGGAAAAGAAGCTACGAGGCCACCTCACCGCCCTGGGCCTGGAGGGAAACGCCAGCGTCTACTACGACGAGGCGGGGCACCTGCGGGCCGAGCTGGAGGGCCCCGACCTGTCCGCCCTGACGGAGCCCAAGGAGCGCAAGGCCCTCTCCGCCCTGCTGGGACTTCCCCTGCGGGAGCCCGAGTATACCGGCAGCGGAGCGCTGGACAAGGTGGTGTTCACCCAGGCCGAGCCTCTGATGGCGGTGGCGGGGGTGGCCGCCCGGCAGAAGGACGGCGAGACGGTGAGCGGCGACGCGGGGGCCTGGTTCCGCACCGACGCGGGGCTTCTGTATATCCTGCTGTGCGACGGCATGGGCAGCGGGCCGGAGGCCAGCCGGGAGAGCAGCACGGCCATCCGGCTGCTGGAGCGTTTTTTGAAGGCGGGGGTAGAGGCGGAGGCTGCCCTGCGCACCCTGAACTCCGCTTTGGCCCTGCGGGGCGAAGAGGAGGGGGGCTTCACCACGGTGGATCTGCTCCAGATCGACCTGTTTACCGGCCAGTCGGCCCTCTACAAATTCGGCGCCGCCCCCACCTATGTCCGCAAGGGGGACACGGTGAGCAAGCTGTCCGGCAGCGCGCTGCCCGCGGGCCTGGTGGACGGGGACGGGGTATCCCCCGACGTGACCCGGCTGGACCTGGAGGCGGGGGACACGGTGGTGCTGGTCAGCGACGGGGTGACCGGCGGACGGCCGGACCTGTGGCTGCGGGAGACAGTGTCAGCCTTCGGCGGGGAGAGTCCCAAGGATCTGGCCCGCTCCCTTATCGACGCCCAGGAGGCGCCTGGCTCCGACGACCGCACCGCCCTGGTGGTGCGGCTGGAGCGCCGAAAGCTCTAG